TTACCTCACTTCAAGAAAGGTGAGTTAGGGGCTAAAGCTAAAGGATTTGTGCACTCAAGTTACAAATCAGGTCTTGACCCAATCGAATTTTTCTTCCACGCTATGGGAGGAAGAGAAGGTCTTGTAGATACAGCGATTCGTACAGCGCAATCCGGTTACATGCAGAGAAGATTAGTAAATGCATTGCAAGACTTACAAGTTAAACCATCTGGACTTGTTACTGATAATCAAGGTAATGTTATCCAAACCATGTTTGGTGAGGATGGAGTTGATCCTGCAAAATCAGACTTCGGTAAACCGGCTGATTTAAATAAACTTATTGACGAAATTAGAATGGAAAGTATGGCAGGTAAGTAGGTGTAACTATGGATGATGTAGAAAATAAGATAATGGAAACTATTGCCAAATTGAACGAAGAGGAAAATTTAGGCATTGATTTTCCAGAAAGTTATATCGAAGATTTATCAAAAGCTTATGTGAAAAATGAGTTGACTGATGATGAGTTGACTGAACTTATCAGGAAACTCAAACAGGCCTATGACCGAGCTCACGTTGAAGCTGGCGAGGCTGTTGGAACAGTAGCTGCACAGTCTGTAGGTGAACCTGGTACACAGATGACCATGCGTACTTTTCACTATGCAGGGGTAACTGAGTTAAACGTAACATTAGGTCTTCCAAGGCTTATTGAAATCGTTGACGCAAGAAAAGAAATTGCTACTCCTACCATGGATATCTATTTTGATGAAGAAAGACGTGACGATGAGGAATTTGTCAGAACTCTGGCAAACCAAATCGGTAAAAGTACAATAAATGATATTCTTTCCGATTTCAATCTGAACTATGGAACCATGGAAGTTGAAGCAGTTTTGGATTCTAAAAAAATTGATGAAAAAAGACTTGATAGGGAAGAAATTAATGCTGCTATTGAAAAGGCTTTCAAAAAGGCAGACATTAATGGTGACAGAGTTGTCATCCCTTCTTCAAAATCTGATAAATCTGATTCAAAATTTGAAATTCGTGAACTTCGTCTCTTAGCGGATAAAGTTCGTGACTTGCAAATAAGTGGTATAAAAGGTATCGGTAAAGTTATTATTCGTCGTGATGAAGAATGGATTATCCATACCGAAGGATCAAACCTTAAGGAAATCCTTGATATGGACGGTATCGACCACGTTAGAACCACAACTAACAACATTCA
The uncultured Methanobrevibacter sp. DNA segment above includes these coding regions:
- the rpoA2 gene encoding DNA-directed RNA polymerase subunit A'' is translated as METIAKLNEEENLGIDFPESYIEDLSKAYVKNELTDDELTELIRKLKQAYDRAHVEAGEAVGTVAAQSVGEPGTQMTMRTFHYAGVTELNVTLGLPRLIEIVDARKEIATPTMDIYFDEERRDDEEFVRTLANQIGKSTINDILSDFNLNYGTMEVEAVLDSKKIDEKRLDREEINAAIEKAFKKADINGDRVVIPSSKSDKSDSKFEIRELRLLADKVRDLQISGIKGIGKVIIRRDEEWIIHTEGSNLKEILDMDGIDHVRTTTNNIHEIGEVLGIEAARQSIINEAQNTLSEQGLSVDVRHIMLVADIMTSEGTVKSIGRHGISGEKSSVLARAAFEETGKHLLHASIRGEVDDLTGIIENIIIGQPIPLGTGSVGVKMDYKNE